A stretch of the Oceanicola sp. D3 genome encodes the following:
- a CDS encoding LysE family translocator, translating into MPFELWLAFAAASTALLLIPGPTVLLVLSYALSQGRRTALACASGVAAGDLIAMSASLAGLGALVAASATAFTILKWAGALYLAYLGLKLLRAPAASLDRPEAAQARPATIFRHAATVTALNPKSIAFFIAFVPQFVTPAQPLLPQFAILTTTFVTLAAVNALAYALAADRLRATIRRPAVLTWLTRAGGGALLTMAAATAMLRRA; encoded by the coding sequence ATGCCCTTCGAACTCTGGCTCGCCTTCGCCGCCGCCTCCACCGCCCTGCTGCTCATCCCCGGCCCCACCGTCCTGCTGGTGCTCTCCTACGCGCTGTCACAGGGCCGCCGCACCGCGCTCGCCTGCGCCAGCGGCGTTGCGGCAGGCGACCTCATCGCCATGTCCGCCTCCCTCGCGGGCCTCGGCGCGCTGGTCGCCGCCTCCGCCACCGCCTTCACGATCCTCAAATGGGCCGGCGCGCTCTACCTCGCCTACCTCGGCCTCAAGCTCCTGCGCGCCCCCGCCGCCTCGCTTGATCGCCCCGAAGCCGCGCAGGCCCGCCCCGCCACCATCTTCCGCCACGCCGCCACGGTCACGGCGCTGAACCCCAAGAGCATCGCCTTCTTCATCGCCTTCGTGCCCCAGTTCGTCACCCCCGCCCAGCCACTGCTCCCCCAGTTCGCGATCCTCACCACCACCTTCGTCACCCTCGCCGCCGTCAACGCGCTGGCCTATGCGCTGGCCGCCGACCGGCTCCGCGCCACCATCCGCCGTCCCGCGGTGCTGACATGGCTCACCCGTGCAGGCGGCGGGGCGCTCCTTACCATGGCCGCGGCCACCGCCATGCTGCGCCGCGCGTGA
- a CDS encoding trimeric intracellular cation channel family protein, translating into MFETVTAVLDWFGLCVFAVTGALVASRKEMDVVGFVLLAVVTGVGGGTVRDLVLGLSPVFWVERPEVLLVCAGVGAAVFFVAHIPASRYRVLLWFDAVGLALFAVTGAERALEAGAAPSVAVAMGVATASFGGILRDLLGGEEPVILRREIYVTAALAGATVLALADGAGVAREIALGAGFSVALALRAAGLWWGLSLPRYRGRPGREVSEIEGDGEC; encoded by the coding sequence ATGTTTGAGACGGTGACGGCGGTTCTGGATTGGTTCGGGCTTTGCGTCTTTGCGGTGACGGGGGCGTTGGTGGCCTCGCGCAAGGAGATGGACGTGGTGGGCTTTGTGCTGCTCGCGGTGGTGACCGGCGTGGGCGGCGGCACGGTGCGTGACCTCGTGCTGGGGCTGTCGCCGGTGTTTTGGGTGGAGCGGCCCGAGGTTTTGCTGGTCTGCGCGGGTGTGGGGGCGGCGGTGTTTTTCGTCGCCCATATCCCGGCCTCGCGCTACCGGGTGCTGCTGTGGTTTGACGCTGTGGGCCTTGCGCTGTTTGCCGTGACCGGCGCGGAGCGGGCGCTGGAGGCCGGGGCGGCGCCCTCGGTGGCGGTGGCCATGGGGGTCGCGACGGCGAGCTTTGGCGGCATTCTGCGCGACCTCTTGGGCGGAGAAGAGCCGGTGATCTTGCGACGGGAGATTTATGTGACGGCGGCGCTGGCGGGCGCGACGGTGCTGGCGCTGGCCGATGGCGCCGGGGTGGCCCGCGAAATCGCGCTGGGCGCGGGCTTTTCGGTGGCGCTGGCGCTGAGGGCGGCGGGCCTGTGGTGGGGCCTGTCGCTGCCACGCTACCGGGGCCGGCCCGGGCGGGAGGTCTCCGAGATCGAGGGGGATGGGGAGTGCTGA
- a CDS encoding ion channel: MLIQLVLGSAIMGLTTVVAALSLWGLEVFLARIHAWVIRPPQGPRLVAAVSAVMLWTILVMSAAVWIWGLAFWGLGVFVTLEASIYFSLVSFTTLGFGDILLPLEWRLLGGLAAANGLLVFALLAAMLVETLRQTRLRQRGDRG, from the coding sequence GTGCTGATCCAGCTGGTTCTGGGCTCGGCCATAATGGGGCTGACAACAGTGGTGGCGGCGCTGTCGCTTTGGGGGCTTGAGGTGTTTCTGGCCCGCATCCACGCTTGGGTAATCCGCCCGCCGCAGGGGCCGCGACTGGTGGCGGCGGTTTCGGCGGTGATGCTCTGGACCATTCTGGTCATGTCGGCCGCGGTCTGGATCTGGGGGCTGGCCTTCTGGGGGCTGGGGGTGTTCGTGACGCTGGAAGCCTCAATTTACTTCTCGCTTGTTTCCTTCACCACGCTGGGCTTCGGAGACATCCTGCTGCCGCTGGAATGGCGCCTGCTGGGCGGGCTGGCGGCGGCGAACGGGCTGTTGGTGTTTGCCCTGCTGGCGGCGATGCTGGTGGAAACCCTGCGCCAGACGCGGCTCCGGCAGCGGGGAGACCGGGGGTAG
- a CDS encoding DUF3883 domain-containing protein — translation MAEGPWTDEENDAIVADYFDMLADDLCGRAYNKAAHNRALQARTGRSRGSVEFKHCNISAALLGFAQPILTGYLPRYNIQDSLKEAINRWLTHHPEWIERLPRAAPQGMGERPPLFAGVAPTLRNAPPTEEEEQVRAIARHFDVAARDERNRTLGTAGEELAFEHEKDSLRRAGRGDLAKQVVWTSREEGDGAGFDIASFTPDGQPRLLEVKTTNGPDRTPFHISQNELNVASAQREEWHLFRLYNFARAPGLFELRPPLEHHVTLTATSFRAGFD, via the coding sequence ATGGCAGAAGGACCGTGGACAGATGAAGAGAACGACGCGATCGTCGCGGATTACTTCGATATGCTCGCTGATGACCTTTGCGGGCGCGCCTACAACAAAGCAGCACATAACCGGGCCCTTCAGGCAAGAACCGGGCGCTCCCGCGGCTCTGTAGAGTTCAAACACTGTAACATCTCTGCTGCCCTCCTCGGTTTTGCCCAACCGATCCTCACCGGCTACCTGCCGCGGTACAACATTCAGGACTCTCTGAAAGAGGCAATCAACCGCTGGCTTACCCACCACCCCGAATGGATCGAGCGCCTGCCCCGCGCCGCGCCGCAAGGCATGGGCGAGCGTCCGCCGCTCTTTGCAGGCGTCGCTCCGACCCTGCGCAATGCTCCTCCAACGGAAGAGGAGGAGCAAGTCCGCGCCATAGCTCGGCATTTCGACGTGGCCGCTCGCGACGAAAGAAACCGCACCCTTGGAACTGCTGGAGAGGAACTGGCCTTTGAGCACGAGAAAGACAGTCTGCGCCGCGCTGGACGCGGAGATCTGGCAAAACAGGTCGTCTGGACAAGTCGCGAAGAAGGGGATGGCGCAGGTTTTGATATCGCGAGCTTCACCCCCGATGGTCAGCCACGCTTGCTGGAAGTCAAAACAACAAACGGGCCAGACCGCACCCCGTTTCATATCTCCCAAAATGAGTTGAATGTGGCCAGTGCCCAGCGCGAGGAGTGGCACCTCTTCCGTCTCTACAACTTCGCTCGAGCGCCGGGTCTCTTCGAACTCCGCCCACCGCTGGAGCACCACGTCACCCTGACGGCCACCAGTTTCCGCGCTGGGTTCGATTAG
- a CDS encoding DUF6635 family protein — MTGETRQVRVRGFVRETFGFRGTLALHRAAFGLDLVRAPVNVVLAPLFLLVKLLGLIARLCRARRLAGWLLSRRLLFETAVSRKVAARVRGFVAELDAAGVGPGAPEPVVAQAVEDYVGVRNAVAEITTVLFVLLTGWALFHSATLGVISLAGPVADMRAQALAIENYWAGQWLGQVYFGWFPRSLDPWQVVATGVVLAMAASLVTTFAGLLADPVQLWLGVHRRRMMRLLARLERQAASASGLSREHAVARLGDLTDIALALWRAMRP, encoded by the coding sequence ATGACGGGTGAGACGCGACAGGTGAGGGTGCGGGGCTTTGTGCGGGAGACTTTCGGGTTTCGTGGCACGCTGGCGTTGCATCGGGCGGCCTTTGGGTTGGATCTGGTGCGGGCGCCGGTCAACGTGGTTTTGGCGCCGCTCTTCCTGCTGGTGAAGCTGCTGGGGCTGATTGCGCGGCTGTGCCGGGCGCGGCGGCTGGCGGGGTGGCTGCTATCGCGGCGGTTGCTGTTTGAAACCGCTGTGAGCCGGAAGGTGGCGGCGCGGGTGCGGGGCTTTGTGGCCGAGTTGGACGCAGCGGGCGTGGGGCCGGGTGCGCCGGAGCCTGTGGTGGCGCAGGCGGTGGAGGATTACGTGGGCGTGCGCAACGCGGTGGCCGAGATCACAACGGTGCTCTTTGTGCTGCTGACGGGCTGGGCGCTGTTCCATTCGGCCACGCTGGGTGTGATTTCGCTTGCGGGGCCGGTGGCCGATATGCGGGCGCAGGCGCTGGCGATTGAGAATTACTGGGCCGGGCAATGGCTGGGGCAGGTTTACTTTGGCTGGTTTCCGCGCTCGCTGGACCCGTGGCAGGTGGTGGCGACCGGGGTTGTGCTGGCGATGGCGGCCTCACTGGTGACGACCTTTGCCGGGCTACTGGCGGACCCGGTGCAGCTTTGGCTGGGCGTGCATCGGCGGCGGATGATGCGGCTGTTGGCGCGGCTGGAGCGGCAGGCCGCGAGCGCCTCGGGCCTCAGCCGGGAACATGCGGTGGCGCGGCTGGGCGACCTTACCGATATTGCGCTGGCACTTTGGCGGGCGATGCGGCCCTGA
- a CDS encoding di-heme oxidoredictase family protein: MPLRLSALLALLATPATAQTLADDHLPVVPRTEAEAVRISAVTAPATSFTAAEAFEQNPGGAATVRRRDNADAFSQPSGNIDFARELDFKLGNGLFRKLWVSAPASTLASDGLGPLYNARSCQRCHLKDGRGHPPVAGEDDGTTMFLRVSIPGGPEDGIEEIADYIATLPEPTYGGQMQDHSLPGIPAEYRLGITYSEIPVQLSGGETASLRAPTYTAENLGWGPLHPQAMLSPRVAPQMIGLGLIEAIPAADILANADPDDKNNDGISGRANIVWSLEHDKPMLGRFGLKAGMPTIREQSAAAFAGDIGISSPLHPSGAGDCALAQAACQQAPHGDTDARGFEIGADGLDLVTFYSRNLAVPARAAVDDAQVLRGKQVFYETGCTSCHTPKFVTHRLTDQPEQSFQLIWPYSDFLLHDMGEGLADHRPEARATGREWRTAPLWGIGLTEQVSGHTQFLHDGRARNLLEAILWHGGEAQAQRDKVATMPPADRAALLRYLNSL; this comes from the coding sequence ATGCCCCTCCGCCTCTCCGCCCTCCTCGCCCTGCTGGCCACACCCGCCACGGCCCAAACCCTGGCCGACGATCACCTGCCCGTGGTCCCCCGCACCGAGGCCGAAGCCGTCCGTATCTCGGCCGTCACCGCCCCCGCCACCAGCTTCACCGCCGCCGAAGCCTTCGAACAAAACCCCGGCGGCGCGGCCACCGTCCGCCGTCGCGACAACGCCGATGCCTTCTCCCAACCCTCCGGCAACATCGACTTCGCCCGCGAGCTCGATTTCAAACTGGGCAACGGCCTGTTCCGCAAGCTCTGGGTCTCCGCCCCCGCCTCCACCCTCGCCTCCGATGGCCTCGGTCCGCTCTACAACGCCCGCTCCTGTCAGCGCTGCCACCTGAAAGATGGGCGCGGCCACCCACCCGTTGCGGGTGAAGATGACGGCACCACCATGTTCCTGCGCGTCTCCATCCCCGGCGGCCCGGAGGACGGCATCGAAGAGATCGCCGATTACATCGCCACCCTCCCCGAGCCCACCTACGGCGGCCAAATGCAGGACCATTCCCTGCCGGGCATCCCCGCCGAATACCGCCTCGGCATCACCTATTCGGAAATCCCGGTGCAGCTGTCAGGCGGTGAAACGGCCAGCCTCCGCGCCCCCACCTACACCGCCGAAAACCTCGGCTGGGGCCCGCTCCACCCGCAGGCCATGCTCTCCCCCCGCGTCGCGCCCCAAATGATCGGCCTCGGCCTGATCGAGGCGATCCCGGCCGCCGACATCCTCGCAAACGCCGACCCCGACGATAAAAACAACGACGGCATCTCGGGCCGCGCCAACATCGTCTGGTCGCTGGAGCATGACAAACCCATGCTCGGCCGCTTCGGCCTGAAGGCCGGGATGCCCACCATCCGCGAGCAATCCGCCGCCGCCTTCGCCGGTGACATCGGCATCAGCTCGCCCCTGCACCCCAGTGGCGCCGGTGACTGCGCCCTCGCCCAAGCCGCATGCCAACAAGCCCCTCACGGCGACACCGACGCCCGCGGCTTCGAGATCGGTGCCGACGGGCTCGACCTCGTCACCTTCTACTCCCGCAACCTCGCCGTCCCCGCCCGCGCCGCCGTCGATGACGCGCAGGTGCTGCGCGGCAAGCAGGTGTTCTACGAAACAGGCTGCACAAGCTGCCACACGCCCAAATTCGTCACCCACAGGCTCACCGACCAGCCCGAGCAAAGCTTCCAGCTCATCTGGCCCTATTCCGACTTTCTGCTGCATGACATGGGCGAAGGGCTGGCCGATCACCGCCCCGAGGCCCGCGCCACGGGCCGCGAATGGCGCACCGCGCCGCTCTGGGGCATCGGCCTGACAGAGCAGGTTTCGGGCCACACCCAGTTCCTCCACGATGGCCGCGCCCGCAATCTGCTGGAGGCGATCCTCTGGCACGGCGGCGAGGCTCAGGCCCAGCGTGACAAGGTGGCAACCATGCCCCCGGCAGACCGCGCCGCTCTCCTGCGCTACCTCAATTCCCTCTGA
- the bfr gene encoding bacterioferritin: MKGDEKVIEYLNAALRSELTAVNQYWLHYRMQDDMGLKGLADKSREESIEEMHHADKLITRILFLEGHPNLQKLDPLRIGETPKEMLEADLAAEHEARTLYKEARDHCESVGDYVSKNLFEELMADEEGHIDFLETQLDLHDRVGEQNYAQINASTAADAE, encoded by the coding sequence ATGAAAGGCGACGAAAAGGTCATCGAATACCTCAACGCAGCACTCCGGTCAGAGCTGACCGCCGTCAACCAGTATTGGCTGCACTACCGGATGCAAGACGACATGGGCCTCAAGGGCCTTGCCGACAAATCGCGCGAGGAGAGCATCGAAGAGATGCACCACGCCGACAAGCTCATCACCCGCATCCTCTTCCTTGAAGGCCACCCCAACCTGCAAAAGCTCGATCCGCTGCGCATTGGCGAGACCCCGAAGGAAATGCTGGAAGCCGACCTCGCCGCCGAGCACGAGGCCCGCACGCTCTACAAGGAAGCGCGCGACCATTGCGAAAGCGTGGGCGACTACGTGTCGAAAAACCTGTTCGAAGAGCTGATGGCCGACGAAGAAGGCCATATCGACTTTCTCGAAACCCAGCTTGATCTGCACGACCGCGTGGGCGAGCAGAACTACGCCCAGATCAACGCCTCCACCGCTGCGGACGCCGAGTAG
- a CDS encoding imelysin family protein, whose amino-acid sequence MTSKLKATLLATAFAAPLPALAGPAEVLATYADIAQAGYEDSLATATTLQAAIDALIADPSDATLQAAKDAWLAARVPYQQTEVFRFGNAVVDDWEGKVNAWPLDEGLIDYVENGGATDENPLGGLNVVANPTLTISGVKIDATEITPALLSDTLHEADEVEANVATGYHAIEFLLWGQDLNGTEHVAGERPYTDYATGDACTGGNCERRAAYLKAATNLLVNDLEDMAAAWAEGGEGREAVLADETAGLTAILTGMGSLSYGEQAGERMKLGVMLHDPEEEHDCFSDNTHNSHYYDGLGIQNVYLGEYQRVDGSVVSGESLASLVAAADPALNAELTAALAHTMRELGQIKTAAEAGYSYDQMLAAGNAEGEALVMGAVDALVAQTRSIERAVTALGLDGIAVEGSDSLDQPDAVFQ is encoded by the coding sequence ATGACTTCCAAGCTCAAAGCCACGCTCCTCGCCACGGCCTTCGCCGCGCCCCTCCCGGCGCTCGCCGGCCCCGCCGAGGTGCTCGCCACCTATGCCGACATCGCCCAGGCCGGCTATGAAGACAGCCTCGCCACCGCGACCACGCTGCAAGCCGCCATCGACGCGCTGATCGCCGATCCTTCCGATGCCACGCTGCAAGCCGCGAAGGACGCTTGGCTCGCCGCCCGCGTGCCCTACCAGCAAACCGAGGTCTTCCGCTTCGGCAATGCCGTGGTCGACGACTGGGAAGGCAAGGTGAATGCATGGCCGCTGGATGAAGGGCTGATCGACTACGTCGAAAACGGCGGCGCAACCGATGAAAACCCGCTCGGCGGGCTTAACGTGGTGGCCAACCCCACGCTGACCATCTCCGGCGTAAAGATCGACGCCACCGAGATCACCCCGGCGCTTCTGTCGGACACGCTGCACGAGGCCGATGAAGTCGAGGCCAACGTCGCCACCGGCTACCACGCCATCGAATTTCTGCTCTGGGGCCAGGATCTGAACGGCACCGAGCACGTTGCGGGCGAACGCCCCTATACAGATTACGCCACCGGCGACGCCTGCACCGGCGGCAACTGCGAGCGCCGCGCCGCCTACCTCAAGGCCGCAACCAACCTGCTGGTGAACGACCTTGAAGACATGGCAGCAGCCTGGGCCGAAGGCGGCGAAGGCCGCGAGGCCGTGCTGGCCGATGAAACCGCCGGTCTGACCGCGATCCTCACCGGCATGGGCTCGCTGTCCTACGGCGAGCAGGCCGGCGAGCGGATGAAGCTCGGCGTCATGCTGCACGACCCGGAGGAGGAGCACGACTGTTTCTCCGACAACACCCACAACAGCCACTACTACGACGGCTTGGGCATCCAGAACGTCTACCTCGGTGAATACCAGCGCGTTGACGGCTCCGTTGTCTCCGGTGAATCCCTCGCCTCCCTCGTCGCAGCGGCCGATCCGGCCTTGAATGCGGAGCTGACAGCAGCCCTCGCCCACACCATGCGCGAACTCGGCCAGATCAAGACCGCCGCCGAAGCGGGCTACTCCTATGACCAGATGCTCGCGGCAGGCAACGCCGAAGGCGAAGCGCTGGTGATGGGCGCGGTCGATGCGCTCGTCGCCCAGACCCGCTCCATCGAGCGGGCAGTCACCGCGCTCGGCCTCGATGGCATCGCGGTTGAAGGCTCCGACAGCCTCGACCAGCCCGACGCCGTGTTCCAGTAA
- the hemP gene encoding hemin uptake protein HemP, translating into MNAHVSTPATSLPLHDARTLTHGGIQAMIELDGQTYFLRITRAGKLILTK; encoded by the coding sequence ATGAACGCACATGTGAGCACCCCCGCCACCTCCCTGCCCCTGCACGATGCCCGCACGCTGACCCACGGCGGCATCCAGGCCATGATCGAGCTCGACGGGCAAACCTACTTCCTGCGCATCACCCGCGCCGGAAAGCTGATCCTGACCAAATGA
- a CDS encoding energy-coupling factor ABC transporter ATP-binding protein, translated as MSEIRLDGAGYGVAEREILRPLTLELRERRIGIVGRNGSGKSTLARLLAGLIAPSAGRIAVGGDDLFADRKAALARVGILFQNPDHQIIFPTCGEEVTFGLAQQGRREAEAEAAARAALESFGKAHWWDRPVGSLSGGQRHLLCLIAVLAMAPEWLILDEPFAGLDIPTTRALHGRLDALEQRVVMISHDPAALEGFDRVIWLEAGAVAADGPAGEVLARFRAAMEGMGDDLTDLAG; from the coding sequence ATGAGCGAGATCCGGTTGGATGGGGCAGGATATGGCGTGGCGGAGCGGGAGATTCTGCGCCCGCTGACGCTGGAGCTGCGCGAGCGCCGCATCGGGATTGTCGGGCGCAATGGCTCGGGCAAGAGCACGCTGGCGCGGCTGCTGGCCGGGTTGATCGCGCCGAGCGCGGGCAGGATTGCGGTGGGCGGGGATGACCTGTTTGCCGACCGCAAGGCGGCGCTGGCGCGGGTGGGCATTCTGTTTCAGAACCCCGATCACCAGATCATCTTTCCGACCTGCGGCGAGGAGGTGACCTTTGGGCTCGCGCAGCAGGGGCGGCGTGAGGCCGAGGCCGAGGCTGCCGCGCGGGCTGCCCTCGAGAGTTTTGGCAAGGCGCATTGGTGGGACAGGCCGGTGGGCAGCCTGAGCGGGGGGCAGCGGCATTTGCTGTGCCTCATTGCGGTGCTGGCGATGGCGCCAGAGTGGCTGATCCTCGATGAGCCTTTCGCGGGGCTCGACATTCCGACCACGCGGGCGCTGCATGGGCGGCTCGATGCGCTGGAGCAGCGGGTGGTGATGATTTCTCACGACCCGGCGGCGCTGGAGGGCTTTGACCGGGTGATCTGGCTGGAAGCCGGTGCGGTGGCAGCTGATGGCCCTGCGGGCGAGGTGCTGGCGCGGTTTCGGGCGGCGATGGAAGGGATGGGCGATGATCTCACTGACCTCGCCGGTTGA
- a CDS encoding energy-coupling factor transporter transmembrane protein EcfT — protein MISLTSPVETVFHRWPAGLKLGLLCVATTGLFLLASLAGQLAALAGVAALYALPGVRFARAGLAALRPVWLFAVLIALWHLATGTPQEGAVIVLRLVSAVALANLVTMTTRLADMLGVLHWLTSPLRWLGLRTRPLELAISLVIRFIPVLSEKGAALAESYRARSPRRRAGWRIAAPLAGVALDDADRVAEALRARGGLSEGAER, from the coding sequence ATGATCTCACTGACCTCGCCGGTTGAGACGGTGTTCCATCGCTGGCCAGCGGGGCTGAAGCTGGGCCTGCTGTGCGTGGCGACGACGGGGCTGTTTTTGCTCGCGTCGCTCGCGGGGCAGCTCGCTGCGCTCGCCGGGGTCGCTGCGCTTTATGCCCTGCCGGGCGTGCGCTTTGCGCGGGCGGGCCTCGCTGCGCTCCGCCCGGTCTGGCTCTTCGCGGTGCTCATCGCCCTGTGGCATTTGGCAACGGGGACGCCGCAGGAGGGGGCGGTGATTGTGCTGCGGCTGGTGAGCGCGGTGGCGTTGGCCAACCTTGTGACCATGACGACCCGGCTGGCGGACATGCTGGGCGTGCTGCATTGGCTGACGTCGCCGCTGCGCTGGCTGGGGCTGCGCACCCGCCCGCTGGAGCTTGCCATTTCACTGGTGATCCGGTTTATCCCGGTCTTGAGCGAAAAGGGCGCGGCGCTGGCCGAGAGTTACCGGGCGCGCTCGCCAAGACGCCGCGCGGGCTGGCGGATCGCCGCCCCGCTGGCCGGTGTGGCGCTGGATGATGCGGACAGGGTAGCCGAGGCGCTGAGAGCGCGCGGCGGATTAAGCGAAGGGGCTGAGCGATGA
- a CDS encoding biotin transporter BioY, protein MKRVSERDVVMIALFAALIAVLGLIPKLTLASGIPITAQTLGIMLCGTVLGAWRGAAAAALFCLLVLLGLPLLAGGRGGLGVLMTPWAGFFVGFPVAAFVAGLVMERMRRQPVAYGAAAGAVLGGIVALYAIALLWYMVAKPAGLGEAVTVAALPFIPGDIIKAVLAALVTQALAKARPGALPSRG, encoded by the coding sequence ATGAAACGGGTTTCGGAACGCGATGTGGTGATGATTGCGCTGTTTGCGGCGCTGATCGCGGTGCTGGGGCTGATCCCCAAGCTGACGCTGGCCTCGGGCATTCCGATCACCGCGCAGACGCTGGGCATCATGCTGTGCGGCACGGTGCTTGGCGCATGGCGCGGTGCGGCGGCGGCGGCGCTGTTTTGCCTGCTGGTGCTGCTTGGCCTGCCGCTTCTGGCGGGCGGGCGTGGCGGGCTTGGCGTGCTGATGACGCCCTGGGCAGGCTTTTTCGTGGGCTTCCCGGTTGCGGCCTTCGTGGCTGGGCTGGTGATGGAGCGGATGCGCCGCCAGCCTGTGGCCTATGGTGCCGCCGCAGGCGCGGTGCTGGGTGGGATCGTGGCGCTCTATGCGATTGCGCTGCTGTGGTACATGGTGGCCAAGCCTGCGGGCCTCGGCGAGGCGGTGACGGTGGCGGCGCTGCCCTTCATCCCCGGTGACATCATCAAGGCGGTCCTGGCCGCGCTCGTGACCCAGGCGCTGGCAAAGGCGCGCCCGGGTGCTCTGCCCAGCCGGGGCTGA
- a CDS encoding nitroreductase, giving the protein MLCPAGADTVEGRPRRELSVSEALAQRRSVRGFLPDPLERGTVEAILTDARRAPSGANLQPGRFIALTGAPLRALSAKLAEAIAEGRPQVAEYSYFPKKMPPDLKARQRAAGYALYEALGIEKRDLEGRRRQFDLNYRFFDAPVGIVVTIDREMGKGCFMDLGMAIMALLASAEGRGLATCGLGAIAHYGDVVHEALALPERELVVCGIALGRADPVHPANAVRTAREPLEVFAELRGF; this is encoded by the coding sequence GTGCTCTGCCCAGCCGGGGCTGATACGGTGGAGGGGCGACCCCGCCGGGAGCTGAGTGTCAGCGAAGCGCTGGCACAGCGGCGCTCGGTGCGGGGCTTTTTGCCCGACCCGCTGGAGCGCGGCACGGTGGAAGCGATCCTGACCGACGCCCGCCGCGCGCCCTCAGGCGCCAACCTGCAACCCGGGCGCTTCATTGCACTCACCGGCGCGCCGCTGCGGGCGCTGTCAGCCAAGCTGGCCGAGGCGATTGCCGAGGGGCGGCCGCAGGTGGCGGAATACTCCTACTTTCCAAAGAAGATGCCGCCCGACTTGAAGGCGCGGCAGCGGGCGGCGGGCTATGCGCTTTATGAGGCGCTGGGCATCGAAAAGCGCGACCTTGAGGGGCGGCGGCGGCAGTTTGACCTGAACTACCGCTTCTTTGACGCGCCGGTGGGCATTGTGGTGACGATCGACCGGGAGATGGGCAAGGGCTGCTTCATGGACCTTGGCATGGCGATCATGGCGCTGCTGGCCTCGGCGGAGGGGCGGGGGCTGGCCACCTGTGGTTTGGGTGCCATCGCGCATTACGGCGATGTGGTGCATGAGGCGCTGGCGCTGCCGGAGCGGGAGTTGGTGGTGTGCGGCATTGCGCTGGGCCGCGCCGACCCGGTCCATCCGGCGAATGCGGTGCGCACGGCGCGTGAGCCGTTGGAGGTTTTCGCGGAGTTGCGCGGGTTTTAG
- the msrB gene encoding peptide-methionine (R)-S-oxide reductase MsrB: MNRRTFLSAATAALPVAMVLSPRLFAATEGNFEITRSEAEWKAMLTDTEFAVMREEATERAGTSPLNDEKRAGTYICKGCDLPLYPSETKYDSGTGWPSFWKPLANAIGTKEDRKLFSVRTECHCRRCGSHLGHIFDDGPAPTGKRHCLNGVSLKFVAA; the protein is encoded by the coding sequence ATGAACCGCCGCACATTCCTCTCAGCTGCCACCGCCGCGCTGCCCGTGGCCATGGTGCTCAGCCCCCGGCTCTTTGCCGCCACCGAAGGCAACTTCGAAATCACCCGGTCCGAGGCCGAATGGAAGGCCATGCTGACCGACACAGAATTTGCCGTGATGCGTGAAGAGGCCACCGAACGCGCCGGCACCAGCCCGCTGAACGACGAAAAGCGCGCGGGCACCTACATCTGCAAAGGCTGCGACCTGCCGCTCTACCCCTCCGAAACCAAGTACGATAGCGGCACCGGCTGGCCGTCTTTCTGGAAGCCTCTGGCAAACGCCATTGGCACCAAGGAAGACCGCAAGCTGTTTTCGGTCCGCACCGAATGTCACTGCCGCCGCTGCGGCTCTCATCTTGGCCACATCTTTGATGACGGCCCCGCGCCCACCGGCAAGCGCCATTGCCTCAACGGGGTGAGCCTCAAGTTCGTCGCCGCCTGA
- a CDS encoding fasciclin domain-containing protein, which produces MKFAKTLATTAAAALIAGTAWAANPMVGGADMFENKNIVENAVNSADHTTLVAAVQAAGLVETLSSEGPFTVFAPTNAAFEALPAGTVETLLKPENKDQLTKILTCHVVSANVMSAALSEMIISDNGSHEIKTVGGCVFEAKQMGTNIIIEDENGGISTVTIADVKQSNGVIHVVDAVLLPKM; this is translated from the coding sequence ATGAAATTCGCCAAAACGCTCGCCACCACCGCCGCCGCCGCACTCATCGCCGGCACCGCATGGGCTGCCAACCCGATGGTCGGTGGTGCCGACATGTTCGAAAACAAGAACATCGTCGAAAACGCCGTGAACTCCGCCGATCACACCACCCTCGTCGCCGCCGTTCAGGCCGCCGGTCTGGTCGAGACTCTCTCCAGCGAAGGCCCCTTCACCGTGTTCGCCCCGACCAACGCCGCCTTCGAGGCCCTGCCCGCCGGCACCGTCGAAACCCTGCTGAAGCCCGAGAACAAGGACCAGCTCACCAAGATCCTCACCTGCCACGTCGTGTCTGCCAACGTGATGTCTGCCGCGCTCTCCGAGATGATCATCTCCGACAATGGCTCCCATGAGATCAAAACGGTCGGTGGCTGCGTGTTCGAGGCCAAGCAGATGGGCACCAACATCATCATCGAAGACGAAAACGGCGGCATCTCCACCGTCACCATCGCCGACGTGAAGCAGTCCAACGGCGTCATCCACGTGGTCGACGCGGTGCTCCTGCCCAAGATGTAA